Part of the Lotus japonicus ecotype B-129 chromosome 6, LjGifu_v1.2 genome, CTCTAATtttattattctattttttCATTATGTACTAGCCactattataatattattattctaATGTACtagtcaatatatatatatatatatataaatactctggaggtccctgaaattgtttcccgtacgaaaataagtccctagaAAAAAAATTTCCGATTCTGAATCcctgtaaatttttttaatcagaataggtccctactcgtgtttccagctTATGTGCCTTAATTTTCGCTGATTCAaatattccacgtggcttttatatttttttaaatacacattgattaaaaaaaaataaaattaaacatttaaatttaaaattaaaatcttattaacctaattaaccctaaatctaagggtttaattttaaatttaaaagttcaattttagattttaaatctaattagggatttaggttaattagattaagggtgtaattttaaatttaaatgtttaattttatttttttaatccatgtgtatttataaaaaaatctaaaagcCACATGGAATcaatgactcagcaaaaattgagcCACCTAAGCTGGTAACACGAGTAGGgatattctgattaaaaaaaaattcagggatccgaaatcggaaaaaaaatttccaaggacttattttcgtacaaAGGAATAATTTCAGGGatctccagagtatttaagcctatatttttttacaaatgtACTAGTCAATATTATAAAACGAACCATTGTAAAAAGCCGTTGTAAAAGCCGCTAAAGTAGAGTTAGAAATCTATTTGCATTTAGTAACGCATTCAATCATCATATATGTTAATTAATCGCGATGTGcctatcaaaaataaaatttcgtGATGCTTTTTTTCCAATTTTGAGTTCTTGTGGCATCGAATTAAAGCAACTTTGAAGGAGGTTAATATACTACTAACAGGTCGCATAAACGACCAAAAGAAGTTACAGCAATTTTGATCCATATTTGGAGAGATCAGACTCAACCAACCCCGGTCAAATTCGTTTCTTGAATTCAGTCAGATCAATTCAGTTGAAACCATAGCAAGTACACAATCTGAAAGTAGGTGTGTAAGATAGAACAACAAACACAGACAATCATAATACAGAGCAAATCATCAAACATCAAGCCCAATCAACAGAATACTAAGGTGCAATTTAAGTAAGATCATCCTCCTCAAGCTCTTTGGCTTTCAGCTTTTCCTTCACCCTCAAAAGAAGTGTGGTCTTCCAAGAATCCTGCACAAGCAAAGGGGCAATGTGGATAAAGCTACTCATGGAATACGAAGAGGGGAAAATATCACAAAGTAAAGGAAATATTTTCAGTAATTCTAGAGGATGGAGTCTTCGGTACTACTTCCACACATTATGATACATACCCATGTGGCCATGTATGGTTAGTTATCCAtggtttttaaaattttaaatttaaattcttaAAAACTCAGTCTTCAGAACTATGGGAGTACTGAAGATTTACCCCAAGCCCCAAGGTCAGACTTTTAAGTCACAACAATTCTAAACTAATTCAGACCAGTTAATAAGTATGCCTTGTATACAGAAAACAAGGGCACAAGAGCCAGTATTTCAGACGCAATGGTTATTTTTTAACCTATATGCAACTTCTTTAAACCAAAAGATAGATAGTAATCGTTACAGGAATTGAGCAAGGTACATgagggaaaaagaaaacacaacatCGTCTCCAGGGAGCATAAACGCTCAAGAATACTTACAAAGCACTGGAAGGATAACATAGAAGATAAGATACAGAAATAATATTTTCATGGTTTTCTTTTAACATAGAAAAGAACCAACATCCAACAGGCAAGCACCAGATGAATATCTGACCAAACTCAGACCTACTAAAGAAGCAATCTGCGGCAATCCATCTCTTTTAATTGTTAAagttgaaatgttccaaaatgacCAAAACACCAAATGTTTCTAAGCATAACCATGCTGACATGCGTCAAATCAAACCATTTTTTGTGACATTATTTTAGCATTCAAACAAGACTGCTTGAAATTCAGATAAATAATTCTTACTGAAAAGCAACAGAACATAAAAATTTCAATCTAGGTAATCAAATAGAACTTTAATTTCAGGGGAAATTTCCAAACATCCACaagttaatgaaaacgtttctaTTTAACTGGCCACAAAACGAAGATTTCAATGATGAAAAGTTATGCTTATTCTGTTATAAAATGTGGATGAAAGCTACATTAGAATTGTATTGTTAAATTCGAACTACATAGGAAATGTTGATTCCAAATTAAATTTTTTGGAGCTTACCAGAGGGGTCATGCTATCAAAATCCTTGACAACATCAGTAAACTTCAcaacatcttcttcatcaagtGCAGCAGCAATATCCTACTCAGAAAAAAATGTATTTCATCCGGAAAATATAAGTAACCAGACAATAAAATACTCACAATGATATAATCAATACCACACTTTAATAAAACATTATGGTAGTGCAGGAGCAATTGAAAAGTCCAAATATAATGATCCAATTAATTTGGtctttaaaaattcaaaatgaaaattcaaaatattgaCCTACCGCCAATAATCTATATTCACGTGTTCCCGAAAATGTCGGATCTAATTCCtgcaaaaaaaaagatatatccAAAGACTTGAGCAACTAGTGAGATGATCAATCTCAATATGTGAATTGTTGAAAAGTCTTATAGACCTGATATCTCTCTAATGCATTGGATATGGCAACAACATCGCCTTTACAGAGTTGGCAAATGCCAGCATTAAGGAGATGGCCTTTCACTCCGTACTTCAGCAAATTATTGCTAAGAGATTGGCGAGCTATCTCTTCATAAATCTCAATAGACTTCTGATATCTGAAGAGTTATCATAAAAGTGAAACGATTAATATTCAGTTTAACATAAAGCAAAAGGAAAATATGGACTGGATTTCTTTTGTAGCTACTGCCCCAACTAGAGCACATCATACACAAATGTCCAACCAAATATGTAACAGCTGAATATTTATTCCTTTCTTAAGCTTTGTATGTACCTCTTGAAACATATATAAGCTGTTTTCGTTATACTTTTTACTGCACTCTAAATCATTTATATTCAAGCATATTTTTTCGTTCTTATAATTAGTTATCCTATAGTTTGAGTGGCCGTCTTTGATTATATATGGCATATTGCAGTACACAAAACAAAAGTCCACAGCATTTTATAATCTATCTCTTATATTTGCAATATTACAGGCATTCTTTACCAAATATAGTGTACATTACTACAAATAAGTATCACTGTTACAAATGAGTATCACTGTTATTTCAGAccctaaattttaattatttcctGCATTGCACAGGTATTACCCTAGCATATTACAAACTAAATGCATCAATGGACAAACTTTTGTTAAGACCATGCATACAAGTCAACATAATATGGATTGCAGAAAAAAATATACTAGACTTCTGTTAAGATAAAGATTCTTGAAGTCAAACAATCTACTGTAACCTGAGCAAATGTTAATCTGGGAGGTAGAGTGGCATGGAACCATGCAAGCTATCAGGATAATTAGAGAGATAAATATGCAGAAAGTAGAAAATCTTACTGCTCTAGCTGAGCAGCAAATTGGGCAACTTTTTGCTTGCACTGATTCGCAGAAGTTGTCACTTCttcattttgaaaaaaatcagCTGCTTTTTCAAAGTAAACAACCGCCTGCTCAATGTTTTGTTCAGACTCATGTAACTCAGCAATTTCCTGTGTGTGTAAAAGTGAAACCCAGTTATGACATGTTCACAGAGATTCCAGTACCGTTTTATACTTCAATATAGTTAATTAAACAACAATCAAAAGCCAGAAACTGCAATAAAGGGTAACGAAAACATGATATCCAATAGAAGGGATACTAAAGATAACCAAATATGCCATCCAAGCCATCATTAATATAAATTATGCTGAAACATAACGTTAAAGATACAGTGATATACCTTCAAATATCTAGCAGCCATAGAGAGTCTACCAATATCACAGAAAATATTTACAGCATGGTCTAAGCAAGATACAGCCTCTGTATTCATAGAGAGAAGAAAGAACATGACATCAGAAATGCTTTATATTTCTTTCCAGGCATTTCCAGCTAAGCTACATAATCAAGAAATTGAATATACTAATATAATAGTCAGCAagtaacaaatcaaaatatgacaCTGAGACAGCcattaaagaaaagaatcagaTGGAACTCAATTGTCAACAACTTAAACTTGCGCAAATTAATTTCTATATCTTGATTATTGAGTAAAACAAATCTAGACAAAAGTATGAATCCCTGCTTACAGCTTATTTAAACATAGGGAAAGCTCAAATAATGAAATAACATAAGGATTTCTTATATCATTTGATCATGCAAAAGGGAGGCAATGGCTTTCCCTGATTTGAATTAAAATCATCACAGAAATATTAACGCTAAAAGAAATTAGCCTAGCTGCATGAAGGCTAGAGCAGCATTTAAAGCAGAAATTATAAGTGAGAAATAATATCCAAAAAAGAGAATGAAAGGATAATGAATTCACAGCAACTGTCATTTTCACTTGGAGTGCACAGCAGATGATCGATGCCAATAACATTAATGAATTTACATTTAAG contains:
- the LOC130724037 gene encoding alpha-soluble NSF attachment protein 2-like; translation: MADQLSKAEEFEKKAEKKLNGWGLFGSKYEDASDLFDKAANSFKLAKSWDKAGSTYLRLASCHLKLESKHEAAQAYVDAAHCYKKTNIKEAVSCLDHAVNIFCDIGRLSMAARYLKEIAELHESEQNIEQAVVYFEKAADFFQNEEVTTSANQCKQKVAQFAAQLEQYQKSIEIYEEIARQSLSNNLLKYGVKGHLLNAGICQLCKGDVVAISNALERYQELDPTFSGTREYRLLADIAAALDEEDVVKFTDVVKDFDSMTPLDSWKTTLLLRVKEKLKAKELEEDDLT